In Granulicatella elegans, one genomic interval encodes:
- a CDS encoding DUF2207 domain-containing protein: MKSLRKILYWFMFLMVSLFFFTSKIEAKGKSLIVSQYHIDASVSANGDVRFKEEITFQAKGSYNGVFYHLDYLGEEEPKDVSVAFKTSEGEVVPLAKRDTGNNSTYYSENSGKVLKFKVFLPFANDSRTVVFNYTIPHMIKNYRDTAELNRRVVGQNWEIDQKNIQIHVSLPEAATKETLRAWGHGGIGGTVEIDPDYKGATFTAKRNHPGSFVETHMVFPTYITKDNPVTENMDAFQRIVEMEESLVQKQVEEQQTKWTVVGIGAIISLISVVWAWLKGYLANKKRLAKVPFVPEHLFELPQDMSPAVMSDAIYYGVDMDDFSATVMNLVRKKVLILTSHEPYILGLKDSTKSLLPHEQLLVEILFEKIAKGNQLDLADVQDYAENCPQKYADMMQDWFDQVADDAKEYSAYRLEKGEKIPKAIGAPILGLLGCILIVVSVFWATKDLLSLIIAVAISVVLYLVILRLSLITSKQRSIKGEYEYRRWEAFRKMLVDISSLDRADLPSIQIWDHLLVYAISLGVAEEVIEVLEEKFPEWIQESIYYSPTYGWQLAMYHNILQDTFFDSYNSAMDEITSSSDSPNSGGFGGGFSGGSSFGSGGGSGGGGF, translated from the coding sequence ATGAAATCATTACGAAAAATTTTATATTGGTTCATGTTTTTGATGGTATCTCTATTCTTTTTCACTTCAAAAATTGAAGCGAAAGGTAAAAGTTTAATCGTTAGTCAATATCATATTGATGCAAGTGTAAGTGCAAATGGTGATGTTCGTTTTAAAGAAGAAATTACGTTTCAAGCGAAGGGTAGCTATAATGGTGTTTTCTATCATTTAGATTATTTAGGAGAAGAAGAGCCAAAAGATGTATCTGTTGCTTTTAAAACAAGTGAGGGAGAAGTCGTCCCATTAGCCAAAAGAGATACAGGAAATAATAGTACTTATTATTCAGAAAATAGTGGAAAAGTATTGAAATTCAAAGTTTTCTTACCTTTTGCAAATGATTCTAGAACAGTCGTTTTTAATTATACGATTCCGCATATGATTAAAAATTATCGAGATACTGCTGAATTAAATCGAAGAGTTGTTGGGCAAAATTGGGAAATTGATCAAAAAAATATTCAAATTCATGTAAGTTTACCAGAAGCTGCAACGAAAGAAACATTAAGAGCTTGGGGTCATGGTGGAATTGGTGGTACAGTAGAAATTGATCCGGATTATAAAGGGGCTACTTTTACAGCAAAGAGAAATCATCCAGGAAGTTTTGTAGAAACACATATGGTTTTTCCAACATACATCACAAAGGATAATCCTGTGACAGAAAATATGGATGCCTTCCAAAGAATTGTAGAAATGGAAGAGAGCCTTGTACAAAAACAAGTAGAAGAGCAACAAACGAAGTGGACGGTTGTTGGAATTGGAGCAATTATTAGTCTGATTTCAGTAGTATGGGCATGGTTGAAAGGATATTTAGCCAATAAAAAACGTTTAGCCAAAGTTCCATTTGTTCCAGAACATTTATTTGAATTACCTCAAGATATGTCACCAGCAGTGATGTCAGATGCCATTTATTATGGTGTAGATATGGATGATTTTAGTGCAACAGTGATGAATTTGGTCCGCAAAAAGGTCTTAATATTAACAAGTCATGAGCCATATATTTTAGGATTGAAAGATTCTACGAAGTCTTTACTTCCTCATGAACAATTATTAGTAGAGATTTTATTTGAAAAAATTGCGAAAGGAAATCAATTAGATTTAGCGGATGTTCAAGACTATGCAGAGAATTGTCCTCAGAAATATGCAGATATGATGCAAGATTGGTTTGATCAAGTAGCAGATGATGCGAAAGAATATAGTGCTTATCGTTTAGAAAAAGGAGAAAAAATTCCAAAAGCGATAGGAGCTCCTATTTTAGGGCTTTTAGGTTGTATTTTAATTGTTGTCAGTGTATTTTGGGCAACGAAGGATCTACTATCACTCATTATAGCAGTAGCGATTAGTGTTGTTCTCTATTTGGTTATTTTGCGTTTAAGCTTAATAACTTCTAAACAGAGAAGTATTAAAGGTGAATATGAATATCGACGTTGGGAAGCGTTCCGTAAAATGTTAGTCGATATTTCTAGTTTAGATAGAGCTGATTTACCAAGTATTCAAATTTGGGATCATTTGCTTGTTTATGCGATTTCTTTAGGAGTTGCTGAAGAAGTCATTGAAGTATTAGAAGAAAAATTCCCTGAATGGATTCAAGAAAGTATTTATTATTCACCGACATATGGTTGGCAGTTAGCAATGTATCATAATATTTTACAAGATACATTCTTTGATAGTTACAATTCAGCAATGGATGAAATTACTTCAAGTTCAGATTCACCAAATAGTGGTGGTTTTGGTGGAGGATTTAGTGGTGGAAGCTCGTTTGGATCTGGTGGAGGATCAGGCGGTGGAGGTTTCTAA
- a CDS encoding DUF1129 domain-containing protein, translated as MTENQTEVKKVDVATLRSQLTKKNEQYILQLERSLKEAQVSKSKIASTLEEMLPVIVEKQKKGLTARQLFGTVTQQTQSVLEGPKKDPMVKSPDWQIAVDGGLMVGGFFALIAGVTLFLNPEQSEAMGVISLIMNFIAGGLALLALSKVTPDINRPKGKRGYIRYLVVSSLVMLAWLVIVMGTQLLIPTSINYVFPAIVYLFIGSGSLVLKWYLKKTLDIRGGIL; from the coding sequence ATGACAGAAAATCAAACTGAAGTAAAAAAAGTAGATGTTGCTACATTACGTAGTCAATTAACGAAAAAAAATGAACAATATATTTTACAATTAGAACGTTCATTAAAAGAAGCTCAAGTGTCTAAATCGAAAATTGCTTCAACTTTAGAAGAAATGCTTCCGGTTATAGTAGAAAAACAGAAAAAAGGCTTAACAGCTCGCCAACTATTTGGTACCGTGACACAACAAACTCAATCTGTATTGGAAGGGCCTAAAAAAGATCCAATGGTAAAATCACCAGATTGGCAAATTGCAGTAGATGGAGGATTAATGGTTGGAGGATTCTTCGCTTTAATCGCTGGAGTTACATTATTCTTAAATCCAGAACAATCCGAAGCGATGGGCGTTATCTCATTAATCATGAACTTTATTGCAGGTGGATTAGCATTATTAGCTCTATCTAAAGTAACACCAGATATTAATCGACCAAAAGGTAAACGTGGCTATATTCGCTATTTAGTGGTGAGTTCATTAGTGATGCTTGCATGGTTAGTCATTGTAATGGGAACACAATTATTGATTCCAACAAGCATTAACTATGTCTTCCCAGCTATTGTGTACTTATTTATCGGTTCAGGTTCCCTTGTTTTAAAATGGTATTTGAAAAAAACCTTGGATATTCGTGGCGGTATTTTATAA
- the ychF gene encoding redox-regulated ATPase YchF: MALTAGIVGLPNVGKSTLFNAITKAGVEAANYPFATIDPNVGVVEVPDERLQKLTELVKPKKTVPTTFEFTDIAGIVKGASRGEGLGNKFLSHIRQVDAICQVVRCFEDENITHVAGKVDPIADIETINLELVLADLESVDKRIARVAKIAKTKDKDAVAELAVLEKIKPVLEDGQLARTIEFTDEELPIVKGLFLLTTKPMLYIANISEDDVAEGGHNQYVQLVEEYAAKEDAEVVVICARVEEEVAELEEEEKQVFLEEMGIKTSGLDSLIQKAYHLLGLATYFTAGEQEVRAWTFRRGMKAPQCAGIIHSDFERGFIRAETVAYADLLEFGSMAAAKENGKVRQEGKEYIVQDGDVMLFRFNV; the protein is encoded by the coding sequence ATGGCGTTAACAGCAGGAATCGTTGGATTACCAAACGTTGGGAAATCGACATTATTTAATGCAATTACAAAAGCTGGAGTAGAGGCAGCAAACTATCCGTTTGCGACTATTGACCCAAACGTTGGGGTAGTAGAAGTTCCAGATGAAAGACTTCAAAAATTAACAGAATTAGTAAAACCAAAAAAGACAGTTCCAACAACATTTGAATTTACGGATATTGCAGGGATTGTAAAAGGTGCTAGTCGTGGAGAAGGTTTAGGAAATAAATTTTTAAGCCACATTCGCCAAGTAGATGCAATTTGCCAAGTTGTTCGTTGCTTTGAAGATGAAAATATTACACACGTTGCTGGTAAAGTAGATCCAATTGCGGATATTGAGACGATTAATTTAGAATTAGTATTAGCAGACTTAGAATCTGTTGACAAACGAATTGCTCGTGTTGCTAAAATTGCTAAAACAAAAGATAAAGATGCAGTAGCAGAATTAGCGGTTTTAGAAAAAATTAAACCAGTATTGGAAGATGGTCAATTAGCGCGTACGATTGAATTTACAGATGAAGAATTACCAATCGTGAAAGGTTTATTCTTATTAACAACAAAACCTATGTTATATATTGCTAATATTTCAGAAGATGATGTAGCAGAAGGTGGACATAATCAATATGTTCAATTAGTAGAAGAATACGCTGCAAAAGAGGATGCAGAAGTAGTTGTTATTTGTGCACGTGTAGAAGAAGAAGTCGCTGAATTAGAAGAAGAAGAAAAACAAGTTTTCTTAGAAGAAATGGGAATTAAAACTTCAGGTTTAGATAGTTTAATTCAAAAGGCTTACCATTTATTAGGATTAGCCACTTACTTCACTGCTGGAGAACAAGAAGTTCGTGCTTGGACTTTCCGTAGAGGAATGAAAGCTCCACAATGTGCGGGGATTATTCACTCTGATTTTGAAAGAGGATTTATTCGTGCTGAGACAGTAGCGTATGCAGACTTATTAGAATTTGGTAGTATGGCTGCTGCAAAAGAAAATGGGAAAGTTCGTCAAGAAGGAAAAGAGTATATCGTACAAGATGGCGATGTTATGCTTTTCAGATTTAACGTGTAA
- a CDS encoding DUF951 domain-containing protein: MAVMEYALGDSVEMKKPHACQTNSWTIIRMGMDIRIKCNHCGQMVLMPRREFERKMKKVTFKKENNE; this comes from the coding sequence ATGGCTGTTATGGAATATGCACTTGGAGATAGTGTTGAAATGAAAAAACCTCATGCATGTCAAACCAATTCATGGACGATCATTCGAATGGGAATGGATATTCGTATCAAATGTAATCATTGCGGGCAAATGGTCTTAATGCCAAGACGAGAATTTGAACGCAAAATGAAAAAAGTAACTTTTAAAAAAGAAAATAATGAATAG
- a CDS encoding ParB/RepB/Spo0J family partition protein, translating into MVKNQKSKGLGRGIDALFGGNFDSIENLEKVDTKNETIEEILISEIRPNPYQPRKEFNEEALQELANSIREQGVFQPIIVRKSSIKGYELVAGERRLRASKLAGKETIPAIIRKYSEEIMIQVAVVENLQREDLRPIDEALAYKTLMDALKLNQEEVAKKIGKSRPYIANFLRLLSLPLEVQTQLQEGQLSVGHARSLLGLKKADKIIPLSKKVIEEGMTVRALEELIQTMNEPVEKVKKIKKIQEKPAYIVESEERLMDKFGTSVQITPKGERGKIEIEYLSQKDLTRILDVLEIELDD; encoded by the coding sequence ATGGTTAAAAATCAAAAATCAAAAGGCTTAGGTCGTGGAATTGATGCACTTTTTGGTGGGAATTTTGATAGTATCGAAAATTTAGAAAAAGTAGATACAAAAAATGAAACAATTGAAGAAATTCTAATTAGTGAAATTCGTCCAAATCCGTATCAACCTCGAAAAGAGTTTAATGAAGAAGCTTTACAAGAATTGGCTAATTCTATTCGAGAACAAGGAGTCTTTCAACCAATCATCGTTCGTAAGTCAAGTATTAAAGGCTATGAACTAGTAGCAGGAGAAAGAAGATTACGAGCTTCTAAACTTGCGGGAAAAGAAACCATTCCAGCTATTATTCGTAAATATAGCGAAGAAATTATGATTCAAGTAGCCGTTGTAGAAAATTTACAAAGGGAAGATTTACGACCAATTGATGAAGCACTAGCTTATAAAACATTAATGGATGCATTAAAATTAAACCAAGAAGAAGTGGCAAAAAAAATTGGGAAAAGTCGTCCGTATATTGCGAACTTCCTTCGATTATTATCATTACCATTGGAAGTTCAAACACAATTACAAGAAGGTCAATTATCAGTAGGGCATGCTCGTTCTTTATTAGGATTAAAAAAAGCAGACAAAATAATTCCTTTATCTAAAAAGGTAATTGAAGAAGGAATGACGGTTCGAGCGCTAGAAGAATTGATTCAAACAATGAATGAGCCTGTTGAAAAAGTCAAAAAAATCAAAAAGATTCAAGAAAAACCAGCTTACATTGTGGAGTCTGAAGAAAGATTAATGGATAAATTTGGAACATCTGTCCAAATCACTCCGAAAGGAGAACGTGGGAAAATCGAGATTGAATACCTTTCTCAAAAAGATTTAACTCGTATTTTAGATGTATTAGAAATTGAATTAGATGATTAG
- a CDS encoding ParA family protein has translation MGRIISVANQKGGVGKTTTTVSLAASLAKLGQKVLIIDSDPQGNATSGLGVQKAELAYDVYDVIVNEVDVHEVIVPTTRENLMIVPSTIQLAGAEIELTNQTHREQRLKRSLTTIRDEYDYIFIDCPPSLGHLTMNAFTASDTVLIPVQCEYYALEGLSQLMNTITMVRKHFNPQLKIEGVLLTMFDARTNLGNEVKDDVIKYFREKVYRTIIPRNVRLSEAPSYGQAIVDYDPRSRGAEVYLELAKEVLSNG, from the coding sequence ATGGGAAGAATCATTTCGGTTGCGAATCAAAAGGGTGGAGTTGGTAAAACAACAACAACGGTGAGTTTAGCAGCTTCCCTAGCAAAACTTGGTCAAAAAGTTTTAATTATTGATAGTGACCCTCAAGGAAATGCAACAAGTGGATTAGGGGTACAAAAAGCAGAGTTAGCTTATGATGTTTATGATGTAATTGTAAATGAAGTCGATGTTCATGAAGTGATTGTACCAACTACTAGAGAAAATTTAATGATTGTACCTTCAACGATTCAGTTGGCTGGAGCTGAAATCGAATTAACAAATCAGACTCATCGTGAGCAACGATTGAAACGTTCTTTAACAACGATTCGTGATGAATATGATTATATTTTTATTGATTGTCCACCTTCACTAGGACATTTAACAATGAATGCATTTACTGCTAGTGATACAGTATTAATTCCTGTGCAATGTGAATATTATGCATTAGAAGGATTATCTCAATTAATGAATACGATCACGATGGTTCGTAAACACTTTAATCCTCAATTAAAAATTGAAGGTGTTTTACTAACAATGTTTGATGCACGAACAAACTTAGGAAATGAAGTAAAAGATGATGTCATTAAATACTTCAGAGAAAAAGTATATCGTACCATTATTCCAAGAAATGTTCGTTTATCAGAAGCACCAAGTTATGGACAAGCCATTGTGGATTATGATCCTCGTTCAAGAGGAGCAGAAGTGTATCTCGAATTAGCAAAGGAAGTGTTATCAAATGGTTAA